The nucleotide sequence AAATACGATATTATCAAAAAAATGATCAGCCGCATCAGGGAAAAGCAAAGCGCCTGGGTCTCCTATCGGCGTCCCAGGCCGGGTGATGTCAACCCTTCCAAAAAGCTGGCCTATCTGCGGGCTGTAACCGTAAACGGCGAGCGCTATATAGTGGCTGCGGATTTTTTCCCGCCCAAACCCATCTGGATGAGGTAATCCATGGCCAGACCGAGCTATCTGATATACGGGCGCGATGACAGCCCTTCTTTTCTGATCTGTCTGCTTTCCGGCATCCAGCACACCTTTGTCATGTCCAGCACCCTGATCCTGCCGGTTGTTGTGGTCGGTGAAGTCGGGGGATCGCAGCTGGAGGTCCAGCGGGTGGTGAGCATGACCATGATCGCCATCGGGATAACCACCATGCTGCAAAGCCTCCGGGGACGGATCGGGATGGGTCACCTCTGTCCTTATCTGGCCGGGGTGCCCTATTTTGCCGCTTCCATGCAGGCAGCCTGGGCCGGGGGGGTGTCGATGATGGCGGGCATGTTTGTAATGGCCGGCTTGTTTGAGTCTTTTTTTTCCCGCCTTGTAAAGCGGCTGCGATTTCTTTTTCCCGCAGAGGTGACCGGGGTTGTGGTCATGATGGTGGGCATTGCACTCATCCCCCTGGGAGTGGCCAATTTCATGGGCATCAAAACCGCCGAGGCCCTTTACGAAATCCCGGATATCATGGTCGGGGCCACCACCCTGGCGGTCATGATCGGCCTCAGTGTCTGGGGCACCGGCAGAGTTCGGGTCTATTGCGTATTTATCGGGCTGGTCATCGGTTATCTGGTGGCCTATACAGCGGACGTAATGACAATTTATGACATTAACAAGGTGGCTGCCGCCCGGAGCTTCAAACTGCCCGGCCTGCTGGAAAACGCCTGGCAGTTTGATCCAAACCTGGTTTTTCCCTTTATCATCGCTGCGTTGTGCACGAGCCTGAAAGCCATCGGCGACATGATCACCTGCCAGAAAATCAGCGATGATCAATGGAAACAACCGGATATGACCGGCATTAGCAACGGGCTTCTGGCCGGCGGTATCGGCACCACCCTTGCGGGTATACTGGGCGGGGTGGGCATCAGCACCAGTTCGAGCAATATCGGGGTTTCCGCGGCCACGGGCACCACCAGTCGGAAAATCGGGCTTTTTGCCGGCGGCCTGTTTGTCCTCTTTGCGTGCCTGCCCAAAATCACAGCTGTTTTCTCCGTGATGCCAAAACCGGTGATGGGCGCGGTTCTGATTTTTGTCACATGCTATATGATCACCGCAGGCATTCAGATTTTGCTGACCGTGGAAATGGATACCCAAAAAATATTTGTCATCGGCGCAGCCATTATCTTCGGCTTAAGCGCCGATATTCTGCCGGACCTTTATAACTATATTCCGGCCTGGTTAAAACCCATGTTCAGCTCCTCGCTGACCCTGTCAACCGTGATTGCCATCACCCTCACACAGATTTTTCGGGTCGGCGATTATTTAAAGAGCAAGCTTTCGGCCAAACATTGATGCTCTCGTAAAAAGTCGATTTTCAGATGGCGCCGTAAAAAGTTCAAGATCAAGGCTTGCGCGATTTCGAAGAATGCAGCGTGCTTAGCCGTACGTGAAATTCTGAGAAATCGCGCGTAACGCAGATATTGGACTTTTACGGTGCCATCAAACATTAATCTTCTGCGGCAAAAAGGCATATGCGTATGATTGAGTTAATAACCGCTCTTTTCCCGAACGTCTGCGTCATTATGGTCTTTGCCTATATTCTGACCCGGACCCGGTTTTTCAATGAAATCCTGGAACAGCGCTTTACCCGGCAAAACCGGCTTATCCTGGTCCTGGTCTGCGGGCTGTTTTCCATCTACGGCACCATCGGCGGCATGGAAATTCTTGGGGGCATCGCCAATATTCGCGATCTTGGCCCGGCCATTGCCGGTCTTCTGGCCGGTCCGGTGGTTGGCGTCGCAGCCGGACTCATCGGCGGGTTTCACCGGTTTTTCGTGGGGGGGTTCACTGTGGTGCCCTGTACCGCGGCAACGATTATCGCGGGTTTTCTGGGCGGAGTCGTGTTTCTGCTGCACAAAAAAAAGATCCCCTCTGTTTATGCGGCAGCCGGTTTTGCTGCGGGAATGGAGCTTTTGCACATGGGGCTGGTGCTTTTGCTAAGCCGCCCCTATGACGAGGCGGTTTCCATTGTCCGGGCCATCACCGTTCCCATGATCGTGGCAAACACCACAGGCCTGGGTATTTTTTTCTTTATTGTCACCAATCTTATCTCTGAACTCAAAACCCGCTCTGAAAAAAATATGATCGAAGGCGAACTGCGGGGGGCCCGGGAAATCCAGATGAGCATCGTGCCCCGCATTTACCCGGCTTTCCCGGATCTGGACAAGATCGATTTGTGCGCAAAACTGGTGCCGGCCAAGGAAGTGGGCGGTGACTTATACGATTATTATCTGCTGGATGAAAACAAAAACGAACTGTTTTTCATGGTGGGTGATGTCTCGGATAAGGGGGTACCGGCCTCGCTTTTTATGATCATCACCATGACCCTGTTTAAGGCCAATGCTGCTGCCGGCGCTGATTTGACAAAAATCGTTGAGCGGGTCAACAACCAGTTGGCCGAGGACAACACCTCCAATATGTTTGTGACCCTTTTTTGCGGCGTGATGGACATTGCCAGCGGCGAAATCCGTTATGTCAATGCCGGCCACAACCCGCCGCTGGTCATCCGCCGGGAGCAGCAGCCGGAGTTTGTCGCCTCAACCGGGGATCTGGTCATGGGTGCCATGCCGGGTATTGATTACCATTCAAATACCATGACCCTGCATCCGGGGGATACGCTTTTGATTTACACCGACGGAATTACCGAGGCCTTTAACCCCGCACAGGAACTGTTTTCAGAAAAACGGTTAATCGAGGCCGCCCGGGGTATCAATTCGCTTTCGGCGGGCCGGGGCGTGGATTCCATCCATGACGCAGTAACCCGGTTTGCCGCAGGTGCCACCCAGTCCGACGATTTGACGCTGCTTTTGCTGCGATACAAACCAGAGACCGAACAGGAATGAAAATTTTTCCTTAAGATTTTGTTTGCCCGACCGATACTATTTTATAACCCCGTTTTGATGAAGGAAATGTAAACTTTTTCTTTACAAACAAAAGGTATTATGGAATTTTTGCGAAGCTATTTCCGGTGAATGGCGAAATGCCTGAAATTTAGATTACATAATCGTGCGCAATGGGATTTGATGGACAGTTATTGTTGCCATAAATATTCAACCGGCAGTTTTGGGCGATGCTTTTTTTTTCTGGCCGGCCTGCTGATGCTTTGCTTTGCATGCGGGGCCAAAAGGACCGACCCGCCCCCGGAGGTCAACTGGGATTTCAAAGCCGGCGCGTTTCAAATCACTTACCAGGCCTCGCCGGAGCTCAACGAATACAACAATTCCCCCCATACCTTGATCCTGATGGCCTACCAGTTAAGCGAAGCCTCAGATTTCAAAAATTATATTCAAAGCCCGGACGGCATCAAACGCCTGCTAAACCTCTATGACCCCGACGAGCGAAAAACCGTTTCATTGAAAAACCTGGAAGATCTTCAGCGATTTGTGATTTCCCCGGGTACAAAAAAGACCCTGGTCCTTGACCGGGTCAAAGAGGCCCGTTGGATCGGGCTGGTGGCCGGTTATTTCAACAGCCGGCCGGAATTGTGCAGTGCGGTCCTGCGTATTCCCGTCAAACGAACCGAAGAAGGATTGATCAGAAAAAAAATCAAGGTTGAACCCGCAGATCTGCATATCAACATTGAGCTTGACGCCAACCAGATGCATACAAGCAGGGACGCTTCATGAAGTCACAAAGTCCGTTATACTGGCACCAGGGCCTGTTTTTACAGCCCCATCATTTTCAGCAGTTTGATCAATACCAGCAGTCTTTGCTGCTTCCTCTGAAAGAACAACTCACCCCGCATTTCTGGGGCATTATCGAAAACCGGATCAACAAGGACGCACTGAAAAACCAGACCATGGAAATCAACCGGGCGGATCTGATTTTTCAGGACGGCACCTGGGTGGAATTTCCCGGAAACAGCCTGCTTCAGTCCAGGTCCTTTGACCATGCATGGGTGGAGGCGGACAAGCCTTTTACGGTGTATCTCGGCCTGAGAAAACTCGATCCCAACGCCGCCAATGTGGCGGTTCTGGAGAACAGCGACGCGTTGAGCAGTGCTGCCGCCAGGCTGGTGGCCTTCAGGGAGGCCGGGGAGGTGGGAGACATCTACACGGCCGGCCCCCGGGCAAGTGTTCGGAAGCTCCAGTTTCTGCTGCGTATTTTTTGGGAAAATGAAATCACGGATTTAGACGATTACACCCTTATCCCCATTGCCCAGCTTTGGCGGGAAGGTGAAGATATCCTGCTGTCAAAACAGTTTGTGCCGCCGTGTCTTTCGGTCACCGGTTCTGCCGGCCTTTTTCAAATGATCAAATCTGTCCGGGATCAGATCGCCTCCCGCTGCCGACAGCTCCAGGAATACAAAAGCCCCAAGGAGATGCAGACCTCCAGTTTTGACACCGAATACATGGTTTATTTGCTGGCCCTGCGGTCTTTAAACCGGTATGCCCCGGCTCTGTTTCACCTGCTTGAGGCACCAAGCGTGCATCCCTGGCAGGTATATGCTCTTTTCCGGCAGATTGTCGGAGAGCTAAGCTCCTTTTCCGACCGGATCAACGCCCTTGGCGAGACCGCCAATGACGTCAAGCTGATGCCCGCATATGACCACAACGATTTGACGCGCTGTTTTTCCGATGCCACTACCCTGATCACCGAGCTGTTAAACGACATCATCATCGGCCCGGAACACATTATTCGTCTGGAAAAGGATGATATCGGTTTCAGGGCGGAAATCCCGCCCGAAGCCCTTGACCGGAGAAACGAATTTTACCTGGTGATCCGCAGCAAAACAAAGGAATCAGCCCTGAAAAAAGCACTTACCAATATTGTCAAGATCTGCTCCGTGGATCATATGCCAACTTTGATTTCCAGGGCACTGCCGGGCATTGCTTTGGAGCAGACAAAAATTCCGCCGCCGGGTCTTCCCAGACGGTCAGATTCCCAGTATTTCCGGCTTGATCGGTCCGACGGGCTTTGGCGTTATGTTGAACGCAGTCAAAATATTCAGATTTACTGGGAAAATCCCCCGGATGACCTGTACGCGGAACTCGTTGTCCTGCAGAAGCAGTCCTGACCGGCTGCTGTTCTCCGGTTTGCCAATCAATTCCAATTTTCGGAGTGACGGCCATGAACGAATCAAACCATTCCGCAAGCCCGGCCCGGAAGCCGAACCCGACGGCGGTCCGGCTGATTGACTGCTTTATGGAGATTATTGCCTATACCCTGTACCGGGTGGACTGCGGCAGCGGCGGCCAGACGGATTTCCAGACTGTGCAGGCCGACTATGACGCACTTTTAAAACGCTCGGGCCGTTACGCCCAGCAGGCCAAAATCTCCAGCTCGGACTGGAAAAAGGCCTGTTTCCCGGTCTGCGCCTGGGTGGATGAACAGATCATGTGCTCGGACTGGCCGGAAAAGGGGCAATGGCAGCAAAACCAGCTGCAGCTCAAGTTTTTCCAGACCACCATGGCCGGGCAGGAATTTTTCAGCCGGCTTGAAAAACTCAAGGAAACCGACCGGGAAATCCGGGAGGTCTTCACCTACTGCCTGGCGCTGGGCTACAAGGGCCGGTATTACACGGATGACGATCAGATGCAGCTCTCCGAGATCAAGGTGGAGAATCTGCTGAAATATTTTTCCGAAGACCAGGAGATGAACCTGCCTGAATCGTTGTTTCCTGAGGCCTACCAGGACAGGGCCGGGGCGGGGAAAAGTTTTTCCGGCAGACAGGGGTTGTGGCAGGCCGTGTTGTTTTTCGCACTGCCGCCGGTTGCCGTGATCGGCGCCTATGTTTTCTACTATGAAAGCCTCGGCCGCCTTGTGGAAAAATTGTTTTAACTGCAAAAATCGGATCCGGGACCATGATTCGTAAAATTTTGAAATACTTTTTATACACGCTGCTGCTACTGGCCCTGGCCGCGGGCATTGCATTTCTGGTCATTGCCAAACAATGGCCGTGGTGGGTGGGCGTGGCCATGGGAGCCGGCATTTTAGGTCTCGTGCTCGGTTTTTTCTTTCTCAAAAGATACTTTCTCCAGCGCCGGGAACGCAAGTTCGTCAAGCAGATCATTGCCCAGGATGATGAAGCCATCGGCCAGGCGCCTTTGCATGAACGCCGCCAGCTGCAGGAACTGCAGGACAAATGGAAAAAATCCGTGGACCTGCTGCGCCAGTCCAACCTGAAGAAAGCCGGCAACCCGCTTTATGTGCTGCCCTGGTTTATGGTGATGGGAGAGTCGGGCACCGGCAAGACAACGGCCATTAAAAACGCCAAGGCAAATTCCCCGGTGGCTGAAGTCAACACCGGCATTGGGGGCACCCGGAATTTTGACTGGTGGTTTTTTGACGAAGCCATTGTCCTGGACACGGCCGGGCGATACTCCATCCCCATTGACCAGGAGCCGGACCGGGAGGAATGGGAACGCTTTCTGGGCCTGCTGGCCAGGTACCGGAAAAAAGAGCCGTTAAACGGATTGATTCTCACTGTGGGTGCAGATCAGCTTTTGACCCAGGACGCAGACACCCTGCGGGAAAACGGACTGAATCTGCGCAAACGAATTGATCAGCTCATGCGGGTGTGCGGGGCCAGATTCCCGGTTTATCTCATGGTGACCAAAACCGACCGGGTCCACGGCTTCAACCCTTTCAGCCGGCTTCTGCCCGAAGACCGTCTTAACCAGGCAATGGGCTTTAGCAGCCCGGAGGCCGGACAGTACTGGGAGGACTTTCTGGATTCCGCTCATCGTCATGTGTGCGAGCGGTTAAAGGACTTTCGGCTGCTGATCATCCAGCACGCCACCCGGCCCGATCCCGGCGTGCTCATGTTCCCGGATGAGTTCGAAAAGCTGCATGCTGGTTTAAAAGCCTTTGCCGAAGGCGCGTTTCAGGAAAACCCCTACCAGGAAACCCCCATGCTCACGGGTGTTTACTATTCCAGCGGCACACAGACCGGAGAACCCTGCTCGGAGTTTGTCGAGCAGTTCGGCATTGCGTGCCCGGAGCCGGCACAGGCCCGCAACGGCATTTTTCTCAGGGATTTTTTCAAGCGCATCCTGCCCGCAGACCGCCACCTTTTCCGGCCGATTCTGGAATACCTCAAATGGCGGCGGCTCACCAGGCGGTTCGGCCTGACGGCCTGGGCGCTTTTGTGCCTTTGTCTTCTGGGTATGGTCAGCCTGTCTTACATCAAAAACACGGAGGCTGTAAAAGAAATCGCCCGGCACGCCCAGGCGCCTCCGGATTTTACCGGTGATGCGGCAACCGACGTGCTGATGCTGGATGCCTATGGCCGGCAGCTCGGCGAGATTCGCGAATTTAACCGCAAATGGCGCATTCCCCGCTTTGGCCTGGATCACAGCCTGGAAGTGGAAAACCGGTTCGTGGATCGTTATGTGCAAAGCTTCCGGGATCACTTCTTAACGCCCATGGACAAGCAGCTGGAAAAAAACATCAATCAATTTGATACCAATACCCCGAATGCGGTTGTCGCCGACTATGCGGCCCACATGGCGGGCCGCATACGAGTGCTCAACGATTACCTGGAAGGCCGCAGGCCTGACTCCGAATCCGTGCTCACGGACGTCGCCTCGGAGATCTGGCTGGTCATGGATGAAACTGTCTTAAACGACATCGCCCTGCAGTTCGCCCGCAACTATTACAAGTACCTGGAACTTGCAGACAACCGGCAGGCCATGGCCCGAAAGGTCAAAACCCTTGGCGGGCTTTTTTCAGACCTGCTGAAAATCAGGGCTCCGGGGGAAAACGGTTCAGGGGTGGAGCTCAACTGGCTCACCGCAAAAAAAATGCCGCATGTGTCGCCTGTTTCCATGGATCGTTACTGGGTAGAATTTACAGGTCAGACTGAAAACGACGGCCACGAGTCCATTGCCGCCTATGTGCCCGCGGCCTACACCCGGCAGGGCAAAGAGCGCATTCATGAATTTATCGGTCAGATCCGGCAGATTCTGGATCCGGGCGACGGGCTTGAAACCGCTGAAAAGGCCTTTTGGCAGCGTTATGAAAACGACTATCTGCAGGCATGGGCCAATTTTGCGCTCAGCTTTTCCCGGGCCCCGGATTTTGCCGTATCCGGGGTGCAGCGCAGGAAACTGGCCCAATCCATGAGCACCCCGGACAACCCCTATTTCCGGCTGTTATCCGAGATGGCCGAACAGCTCCGGGTCATAGATGATCCGCCGGCCTGGGCAGCCACTGTCCTGGAAATCGAAAAAGTGCGAAATACCCGTACCGAATCCCGGCAGGAGCAGGCCTCCCTGGTCGACCGGATTCGGGACAAGGGATCTGCGGCAGCGGGTAAAACCCTTTCGGTGACTTCGCCCGAGGCGGCCCGAAAAAGGGAAAAACAGCTGGCTGCCGCTGAGCAGTGGCACAACTATCTCGAAGCCCTGGAAAAGCTGCAGCCGGCTGCAAACCGGATTCAAACCGCTTTTGAGATGGCCGGTGATTTTTTCTCCCCCGGAAACGGGGCTTCGGGGCAAAAATCCGAGTTTCATGCCGCCCAGGATGAATTTTCGGGTTTGCTCCTGCGTCTGGCGGCAAGCAAGGATCCCTCGGTTGCCGGGGCGCTGCTTGAAGGGCCCCTGGATTACATGGCCGATTTCGCCGTCCGGCAGGCCCAGGGCGTGGTGCAGAAAAAATGGGAGTCCATGGTGTTGGCCAACACCCGGGGCATGGATCCCGGCCGGGTTCCCTACGCCATTTTCAAGCGGCCCGACGGCGCGGTCTGGAAGTTTCTTGACGGGCCGGCCAAACCCTTTGTGGAGCAGGGAAAAGAAGGTTTTTATGCTGCCACCGGCCTGAACCGGTCCATGGCTTTTAAAAATGATTTTTTTCTGTTTCTGGACCAGGGGGCCGAAGGCACCGTGGAAGTCGAACCCGAATACAAGGTGCAGATCAGCACCTTGCCGGTGCAGGTCAATGAAGGGGCGGAGAAAAGCCCGTATGCGGTGATGCTGAACCTGTCCTGTGCAGACGGTCAGACGCGGCTCAAAAATTACAATTTTCGCGAAACCCGGTTGTTTACATGGCAGATGAACCAGTGCGGCGACGTGGAACTGACCATCCTGCTGCCGGATACAAAGCTGACATACCGTTATTCTGGTGAAATGGGTTTTGCCCGGTTTCTGCGGGATTTTCGGGACGGGGTAAGAACTTTCACCCCCAAAGATTTTCCAGAGCAATCCCGGCTGCTGAAAAACTGGGATATTTCAAGTATTCGGGTGGCTTACGAAATCCGGGGCGCCGACCCGGTGATCCGGCTGTTGACAGACGTGCCCCGGAAGGTGCCTGAAACCATTATCGCGAAAAGGTAGCGCGGGCAATGCAATGGACACGCTCATTTTGGGGAAAGCATCCCGCTTTTAAAGATTATATCCGGATCAACGCTGATGAGCCCATGGTTTACGCCTTTGTCCAGTGGCTGGACAGATGGTGGCAAAATGCCGGGATTTCCGGGTTTGAAAAAAATTCCGGGACAAGCGCCCGGTTTTGGATCATGTCTGCAAATGCCGTGCACCTTGCCTGCGGCATCATAGCCGCCAGCACCGATGCAGAAGGCCGGCCCGCTCCGGTTTTGTGTGCAATGAAGGGGGTGCTGCCCAAAAGGGCCCGGGGGGCCTGGCAAATGCTGCCTGTCTGGTGCATGGCCCCTTGGCAGGCCATGGCGGATTTTTTGGAACAACGGTTTGACGCATTTGCTGACTTTAAAAATGCATTCGGCCGGATCCCGCAGCCGGACTTTGCCGTACAGCCCGGATGCGCTGAACCCGGGAGTATGGCAGCCATCCGAAAAATCGTACAGCAGAATCTGGCGGCCGGAAAAAACCGATTTATCCGGGAGAAAATGCTTTGCTTTTTTCCGGATGAAGCCGGCAGTATACCGGACTGCGCTGAAAAAGAGGTTTTTTTCTCCTGGATGACCGCAATCCGGGAAGCCGTGGACCTGGGGCCGGGCAGCGCATTTTTTCGAAACACGGGAGGGCGCACGGCCCTGTACCTGTATTACCGCCCCCTGGGGGCGGCGGATTTTTTAAAGGCTTCAGTGGGCAAAACCCGTCACTAAAAATTCAGGCGGATTGTCCGATAACATACAAAAGTGTTTTTTCAGACAAATCAGTCGCAGAGAGCAGGCATGGACATATTATCCCTGGGAAAAACCCCGATCCGTCAAGAGGCCCCGACAGGCGAGGATACCACCTATCTGCCGGAGTTCGAAGAGATTCAGAATGAAATCGACAAACTTTCTGTTGTCTCGGAACAGGCCGGCCAGGTGGACTGGGACCGGGTCCTTGAGCTGGGTGCCGTGCTTCTGGCTGAGAAATCCAAGAATCTTCTTGTGGCCGCCTACATGGCCGAGGCCCTGATCAAAACCCGGCAGTTCGAAGGTCTGCAGCAGGGCACGCAGGTGCTAAAAGACCTGGTGGAAAACTATTGGGACACCCTGTTTCCGCCCAAAAAGCGCAAAAAGGGGCGCATTAACGCCCTGAAATGGTGGTATGACCGTGCGGAAAAATTTATCAACGATTATCAATCCCCGGCTCAGCCCGCCGAGGCCGTTGATGACATCAAAAAGACCCTGTCGGATCTCGACGGCCTGCTTGCTGAAAAAGCAGATGACGCACCGATGCTGCGCCCGTTAATTCAGCATGTGGATAAAATTCCGGTGGAGGCCCGGCAGCCCGAGCCCGAGCCCCAACCCGAACCCGAAATCGAAGCCGAGGCGCAACCCGAAGCCGAAGCCCAACCCCAAACCGCCGGGGCCGCAGCCGAAGCCGGTGGCGGCGACACCGATCAGGAGGCCGCAAAAGAAAAGGTCCGGGATGCCGGAGGGCCGCCTGAGGAAAAACAAGCCCAACAAAAGGCTCCGAAGCCTGCTGAACCAGCGCCCGCACCGCCGGCTCCCCCGGCAATGACCCAGGCTCCGGAATCTGACAGGGATGCAAAAAAGGCCCTGAACGCATCCCTGGACACGCTGGGCCGGCTGGCCCGGTATTATCTCAAAATCAATGACGCCAACCCCATGGCTTACCGGTTAAACCGGATTTACGCCTGGCTGACCGTTGACGCGCTGCCCCTTGTCCAGGAGGAAAACAAGACCCCCCTGCCGCCGCCGGACCCGGCGGTTAAAAGTGCACTGGAGGATCAGCTTGCGGCCGGGGACTGTCAAAACGCTGTGGCCGCAGCCGAAGCCCGCCTCCGGGAGCACCTGTTCTGGCTGGATTTAAACCGCATGGCAGCCCGGGGCCTGGAAGCCCTTGGTGCAAAATATGAACCGGCGCAGGAGATGATCTGCCGGGAGACGGCCATGTTTGTCAAACGGTTGCCCGGCCTTGAAAATCTGGCATTTTCAGACGGCACCCCGTTTTGCGACAGCCAGACCCGGCAATGGCTCAATTCGATTACCGGTGCGGATACCGCTCAACAGGAGGTGCTCTCAGGTCCGGCAGGGCAGGCCGGACCGGAAACCGGCAGCCGGCACCCCGAAATAGAGGCGCAGGCCGGTGAGTTGGTGAAAAGCAAAAAAACGGTCGCGGCCGTGGAACTGCTCCAGGAGCAGCTGGCATCCTGTAGTTCCGGCCGGGATGCCCTGCTGTTTCGCATCAGCCTGTGCCGGGTGCTGATC is from Desulfosalsimonas propionicica and encodes:
- the tssA gene encoding type VI secretion system protein TssA — protein: MDILSLGKTPIRQEAPTGEDTTYLPEFEEIQNEIDKLSVVSEQAGQVDWDRVLELGAVLLAEKSKNLLVAAYMAEALIKTRQFEGLQQGTQVLKDLVENYWDTLFPPKKRKKGRINALKWWYDRAEKFINDYQSPAQPAEAVDDIKKTLSDLDGLLAEKADDAPMLRPLIQHVDKIPVEARQPEPEPQPEPEIEAEAQPEAEAQPQTAGAAAEAGGGDTDQEAAKEKVRDAGGPPEEKQAQQKAPKPAEPAPAPPAPPAMTQAPESDRDAKKALNASLDTLGRLARYYLKINDANPMAYRLNRIYAWLTVDALPLVQEENKTPLPPPDPAVKSALEDQLAAGDCQNAVAAAEARLREHLFWLDLNRMAARGLEALGAKYEPAQEMICRETAMFVKRLPGLENLAFSDGTPFCDSQTRQWLNSITGADTAQQEVLSGPAGQAGPETGSRHPEIEAQAGELVKSKKTVAAVELLQEQLASCSSGRDALLFRISLCRVLINAGRAELALPQLEALEAEIDLHGIESWEPGLALQGLQLVYAGFRDCARERLRDRAGAVFDRIARINPAAAFKISGI